Proteins co-encoded in one Mycobacterium mantenii genomic window:
- a CDS encoding alpha/beta fold hydrolase, with product MGNSAPAFGNRSYSRSAVITVELMTDATGATPDDGFEFVIAEPGVELSVQRSGEGPTVLLVGGLGMPSITWNICGLPQSLVDAGFQVIAYNARGISPSSAPAAPYSVADLAADAAAILDHFKVDLPTVVGYSMGCYTSQALLRSRPDLVRALVLFAGLQPSPVGEMVGEMELRLIERYGELPREVLVFEQLLTTLHLPMLQDPATVRGWQQALSAGYESGWAGQEGFKGQLTASQQWITSGEPTPEHLGAIQVPTLVLAFEHDLFFPPALCEATARLIPNAEFVRIDGAGHGGIFTAPGDSVARITNFCRAQRDSQR from the coding sequence TTGGGCAACAGCGCGCCCGCCTTTGGCAACCGGAGCTACTCTCGCAGCGCCGTTATTACAGTTGAACTAATGACCGATGCAACGGGCGCAACGCCGGACGACGGCTTCGAGTTTGTCATCGCAGAACCGGGGGTCGAGCTCTCGGTGCAACGGTCCGGCGAAGGCCCGACCGTTCTATTGGTCGGCGGCCTCGGCATGCCGAGCATCACGTGGAACATTTGCGGACTTCCCCAGTCCCTCGTCGACGCGGGATTTCAGGTCATCGCATACAACGCGCGCGGCATCTCGCCCTCCTCTGCACCGGCCGCGCCGTACTCGGTGGCGGACCTGGCCGCCGACGCCGCCGCCATCCTCGACCATTTCAAGGTCGACCTGCCCACCGTCGTCGGCTACTCGATGGGCTGTTACACCTCGCAGGCGCTACTGCGTAGCCGACCCGACCTGGTGCGTGCGCTGGTCTTGTTCGCCGGGCTGCAGCCCTCGCCGGTGGGTGAGATGGTGGGGGAGATGGAACTTCGCCTGATCGAGCGCTATGGCGAATTGCCGCGCGAGGTATTGGTTTTCGAGCAGTTACTGACCACCCTTCACCTGCCGATGCTGCAAGATCCGGCAACCGTGCGGGGCTGGCAGCAAGCGCTGTCGGCCGGCTATGAGAGCGGTTGGGCAGGACAGGAGGGTTTCAAGGGACAGCTGACGGCGTCGCAGCAGTGGATCACGTCCGGAGAACCGACCCCGGAGCATCTCGGCGCGATCCAAGTGCCCACGCTCGTCCTGGCTTTCGAACACGACCTGTTCTTTCCGCCGGCCCTCTGCGAGGCGACGGCTCGGCTGATCCCCAACGCGGAGTTCGTACGGATCGACGGCGCAGGCCACGGCGGCATCTTCACCGCACCCGGTGACAGCGTCGCCCGGATCACCAATTTCTGCCGCGCGCAGCGCGATTCACAGCGGTAG
- a CDS encoding TylF/MycF/NovP-related O-methyltransferase, producing the protein MTHSTGFNWAQLVKMPIVSDEWHKGHQILNFYPMDKDYRDSPAAREMVSKYFNNAKALNTDAALLKFGSDHVTLRGAFLEMGVCTGRTINFVAALNPEQHIWGFDSFDGLPEQWGRTDITVAKGTFRVNAEGWTPPVLHNVTLVKGMFHETLPQFKKQVLKSAPIAFLHVDCDIYASTKEIFKQLVDNIVSGTIIVFDEFYNYPGAEEHEFRAFQEFLDSTGKKPVYLAYNQYFEQAVVQIA; encoded by the coding sequence ATGACGCATAGCACTGGATTCAACTGGGCCCAATTGGTAAAGATGCCCATCGTAAGCGATGAATGGCATAAAGGGCATCAGATTCTTAACTTCTACCCGATGGATAAGGATTATCGAGATTCGCCGGCAGCGCGGGAGATGGTAAGCAAGTACTTTAACAATGCAAAAGCCCTGAACACCGATGCGGCCTTACTCAAATTCGGCTCTGACCATGTTACGTTGCGAGGGGCATTTCTAGAGATGGGCGTATGCACCGGAAGAACCATCAATTTTGTTGCCGCACTCAATCCAGAGCAACATATCTGGGGATTCGATTCCTTTGACGGACTTCCTGAACAATGGGGTCGCACCGATATCACCGTCGCAAAAGGTACTTTTCGGGTTAACGCCGAGGGGTGGACGCCACCGGTTCTCCACAATGTGACCCTGGTAAAGGGCATGTTTCATGAAACCCTTCCACAGTTCAAGAAACAAGTTCTGAAATCGGCGCCGATCGCCTTCTTGCATGTCGATTGTGACATTTACGCATCGACGAAGGAGATCTTCAAGCAGTTGGTCGATAACATCGTGTCAGGCACGATCATCGTATTCGATGAGTTTTACAATTACCCGGGGGCCGAGGAACATGAGTTCAGGGCATTCCAGGAGTTTCTAGACTCGACGGGGAAAAAGCCTGTCTATCTTGCCTACAACCAGTATTTTGAACAAGCGGTTGTCCAGATTGCTTGA
- a CDS encoding DUF58 domain-containing protein, whose product MGKHLNRAKAHFGTDTRGLLEGGRYALLHTRSMEFDDLRPYVPGDDVRDIDWKASARSGAVLIKRFVSEKHHKILLVADAGRNMSALAPSGECKRDVAAHIMGAVGLIGLRRSDQIGMVYGDRRGCVNIPQRRGESHIEGLLHRWYQHTTANPGRSDVTAQLDYVATHYRHTMLIIVVSDEPEVDDRLSAVLARLGGRHDIMWAMVSDMPAVGPDNTDGYDVATGRFVFNGADLGPRVVTAYRRAERARRDRLDAFLTGHAIPHATIPGSNGIRRELVRLTEVAARAG is encoded by the coding sequence TTGGGTAAGCACCTCAACCGGGCCAAGGCCCACTTCGGCACCGACACCCGCGGCCTGCTCGAAGGCGGCCGCTACGCGTTACTGCATACGCGCAGCATGGAATTCGACGACCTGCGCCCGTACGTTCCCGGCGACGACGTCCGAGACATCGACTGGAAGGCCTCGGCCCGTTCGGGCGCCGTGCTCATCAAGCGGTTCGTTTCCGAGAAGCACCACAAAATCCTGCTCGTCGCCGACGCGGGTCGCAACATGTCGGCGCTCGCCCCGAGCGGGGAATGCAAGCGCGACGTCGCCGCGCACATCATGGGCGCGGTGGGCCTGATCGGCCTACGGCGCTCCGATCAGATCGGCATGGTCTATGGCGATCGCCGCGGCTGCGTGAACATCCCCCAGCGGCGCGGCGAGTCGCACATCGAGGGACTACTGCACCGCTGGTACCAGCACACCACGGCCAACCCCGGCCGCAGCGACGTCACCGCCCAACTCGACTACGTCGCAACGCATTACCGACACACCATGTTGATCATCGTGGTGTCCGACGAACCCGAGGTCGACGACAGACTCAGCGCAGTGCTCGCCAGATTGGGCGGGCGCCACGACATCATGTGGGCGATGGTGTCGGACATGCCCGCGGTGGGCCCGGACAACACCGACGGGTACGACGTCGCCACCGGTCGTTTCGTCTTCAATGGAGCCGACCTCGGCCCCCGGGTCGTCACCGCTTACCGCCGCGCCGAGCGGGCCCGTCGCGACCGTCTCGATGCGTTCCTGACCGGTCATGCGATTCCCCATGCGACGATCCCCGGCAGCAATGGCATTCGGCGCGAACTCGTTCGACTGACCGAGGTGGCGGCTCGTGCCGGATGA
- a CDS encoding excinuclease ABC subunit UvrA, with translation MTQMSYRSTDEIDPCVRVYGARVHNLRGVDVVAPRDALVAFTGISGSGKSSLAFGTIYAEAQRRYFESVAPYARRLLLPTGAPKVDDITGLPPAVALQQRRGSATSRSTVGTVTTLSNLLRMLFSRAGTYPRGATERLDSDAFSPNTAVGACPECHGLGRIHRVTEETLVPDPSLTIREGAVAAWPGAWQGQNLRDILVTLGYDIDKPWRKLPKRQRNWILFTDEQPTVEIDPSQHPVQADYYYNGTFSSAERHVRHTLANSHSAMMRRRVLQFVDSVECPVCDGSGLRPEALKVTFAGRTIADYTAMPLADLAEALRPTASRTDAAAAYESTQSGELTEVATMIAADLVARLQVLIDLGLGYLTLSRRTPTVSPGELQRLRLATQLRAGLFGVLYVLDEPSAGLHPADAEPLLEVLDRLRRAGNSLFVVEHDMDVVCRADWVVDVGPGAGELGGGVLYSGPVPGLADIEGSVTRRYLFDGAGSPPRQPRTQSGWLRLRGVCFHNLRDLDVDLPLGVYTAVTGVSGSGKSTLVVKVLGDVVRSHLGIGRAAEPVESDDDEADSGIADLDRDASVGVTAEGGKEINRLVSVDQRPIGRTPRSTLATYTGLFDAVRREFAATPKARRRGWTAGRFSFNVAEGRCSTCQGEGFVSVELLFLPGTYATCPACQGARYSDETLEVRYRDRTIADVLAMTVDEASEFFADVASAARSLTTLREVGLGYLRLGQPATELSGGEAQRIKLAAELQRPRRGHTLYVLDEPTTGLHPADVDLLDRQLHRLVDAGNTVVVAEHDMRMVAGADWVIDLGPGAGSDGGRVVAAGPPKKVARAKHSRTAPYLAKRLALADG, from the coding sequence ATGACACAGATGTCCTATCGAAGCACGGACGAAATCGACCCTTGTGTGCGTGTTTACGGTGCGCGGGTCCACAACCTGCGGGGCGTCGACGTCGTAGCGCCGCGTGACGCGCTGGTGGCGTTCACCGGAATCTCCGGATCCGGCAAATCGTCGTTGGCGTTCGGGACCATCTATGCCGAGGCCCAGCGCCGCTACTTCGAATCGGTCGCTCCGTACGCCCGTCGCCTGCTATTGCCAACGGGCGCGCCCAAGGTCGATGACATCACCGGGCTACCGCCTGCCGTCGCACTGCAGCAGCGCCGGGGTTCGGCGACGTCGCGCTCGACGGTCGGCACCGTCACCACTTTGTCGAACCTGCTGAGGATGCTCTTCTCCCGCGCTGGGACCTACCCGCGGGGGGCCACGGAACGGCTGGACTCCGATGCGTTCTCGCCCAACACCGCGGTTGGGGCGTGCCCCGAATGCCACGGCCTGGGACGAATCCATCGGGTGACCGAAGAGACACTGGTGCCAGACCCCTCGCTGACGATCCGCGAAGGCGCCGTCGCCGCATGGCCGGGCGCGTGGCAGGGGCAAAACCTCCGCGACATCCTCGTCACGCTGGGGTACGACATCGACAAGCCGTGGCGGAAACTTCCGAAGCGGCAACGCAATTGGATTCTGTTCACCGATGAGCAGCCCACAGTCGAAATCGATCCGAGCCAGCACCCGGTGCAGGCCGATTATTATTACAACGGCACGTTTTCCAGCGCCGAACGCCACGTGCGCCACACGTTGGCCAATTCCCACAGCGCGATGATGCGTCGTCGCGTACTGCAATTCGTCGACAGCGTCGAGTGTCCGGTATGCGACGGTTCCGGGTTGCGGCCGGAGGCGCTGAAGGTGACATTCGCCGGGCGCACCATCGCCGACTACACGGCAATGCCGTTGGCCGACCTTGCTGAAGCGTTGCGCCCGACGGCTTCTCGGACCGATGCCGCCGCCGCGTACGAGTCAACGCAATCAGGCGAGCTGACGGAGGTGGCGACCATGATCGCCGCCGACCTCGTCGCACGCTTGCAGGTGCTCATCGATCTCGGCCTCGGCTATCTCACGCTGAGTCGCCGCACTCCGACGGTGTCACCCGGCGAACTGCAGCGGTTGCGGCTGGCCACTCAACTGCGCGCCGGCTTGTTCGGCGTGCTCTACGTGCTAGACGAGCCGTCGGCCGGACTGCACCCTGCCGACGCCGAACCGCTGCTCGAGGTGCTCGATCGCCTGCGGCGCGCGGGCAATTCGTTGTTCGTGGTCGAGCACGACATGGACGTGGTGTGCCGTGCCGACTGGGTCGTCGACGTCGGACCTGGGGCCGGAGAGCTTGGCGGGGGCGTACTCTACAGCGGGCCGGTGCCGGGTCTCGCCGACATCGAGGGGTCGGTCACCCGTAGGTACCTCTTCGACGGGGCCGGGTCGCCGCCTCGTCAACCGCGCACGCAGTCCGGGTGGCTGCGGCTGCGCGGGGTCTGCTTCCACAATTTGAGAGACCTCGACGTGGACCTGCCGCTTGGTGTGTACACCGCGGTCACCGGAGTTTCGGGTTCGGGCAAGTCGACGCTCGTCGTCAAGGTTCTCGGCGATGTGGTGCGCAGCCATCTCGGCATCGGACGAGCAGCCGAGCCGGTCGAATCCGATGACGACGAAGCCGACAGCGGGATCGCCGATCTAGATCGCGACGCGAGTGTCGGTGTGACCGCAGAGGGGGGCAAGGAGATCAACCGGCTGGTGTCGGTCGACCAGCGCCCGATCGGACGCACGCCGCGCTCGACGCTGGCGACCTACACCGGCTTGTTCGACGCCGTGCGCCGTGAATTCGCCGCGACCCCGAAGGCGCGTCGCCGCGGTTGGACAGCGGGCAGGTTCTCGTTCAACGTGGCTGAAGGTCGCTGCTCCACCTGTCAGGGTGAGGGGTTCGTCTCGGTCGAATTGTTGTTCCTGCCAGGCACATACGCCACATGCCCGGCGTGTCAAGGAGCGCGTTACTCCGACGAGACCCTCGAGGTGCGCTATCGCGACCGGACGATCGCCGACGTGCTCGCGATGACCGTCGATGAGGCCTCGGAGTTTTTTGCCGACGTCGCCAGCGCAGCGCGGAGCCTGACCACGCTCCGCGAGGTCGGACTGGGGTATCTCCGTCTCGGGCAGCCCGCCACCGAGCTGTCGGGTGGCGAGGCGCAGCGGATCAAGCTCGCCGCCGAACTGCAGAGACCTCGGCGAGGGCATACCCTCTACGTCCTCGACGAGCCGACCACCGGGCTTCACCCCGCCGATGTGGATTTGCTCGACCGTCAACTGCACCGCCTGGTCGACGCGGGCAACACCGTGGTGGTGGCTGAACACGACATGCGTATGGTCGCGGGAGCCGACTGGGTGATCGACTTGGGGCCGGGGGCCGGCAGCGACGGCGGCAGGGTCGTTGCGGCGGGTCCGCCGAAGAAGGTGGCACGTGCGAAACACAGTCGCACGGCGCCGTATCTGGCGAAGCGGTTGGCATTGGCTGATGGTTAA
- a CDS encoding YchJ family protein, producing the protein MNEPCPCGSGADYRACCGPLHLGESQARSAEELMRSRYSAFAYGDADYLFRTWHPRTRPADVTVDPDIIWTGLQVFDAWAGGPDDDSGEVEFTARFESAGHAGSMHERSRFERRAGRWLYLDAVTEDS; encoded by the coding sequence ATGAACGAACCGTGTCCGTGCGGCAGCGGCGCCGACTATCGCGCCTGCTGCGGTCCACTTCACCTCGGTGAATCGCAGGCCCGGTCGGCCGAGGAATTGATGCGGTCGAGATATTCGGCCTTCGCCTACGGGGACGCCGACTATCTGTTCCGTACCTGGCATCCGCGCACGCGGCCGGCCGATGTGACCGTCGACCCGGACATCATCTGGACCGGCTTACAGGTATTCGACGCGTGGGCGGGTGGGCCAGACGATGATTCCGGCGAAGTCGAATTCACGGCCCGCTTCGAGTCCGCGGGCCACGCGGGCAGCATGCACGAGCGCAGTCGCTTCGAGCGCCGCGCCGGCCGATGGTTATACCTCGATGCCGTCACGGAAGATTCGTAG
- a CDS encoding DUF1918 domain-containing protein, with product MKANVGDYLVVKGTTTERHDQHAEIIEVRSQDGSPPYVVRWLVTGHEATVYPGSDAVVVTAAEHTEAARRTAARARHAATTRTAVP from the coding sequence ATGAAGGCAAATGTCGGCGACTACCTCGTGGTAAAGGGCACAACCACGGAACGGCATGATCAACATGCTGAGATCATCGAGGTGCGCTCGCAAGACGGCTCTCCGCCATACGTGGTGCGTTGGCTGGTGACTGGGCACGAGGCGACGGTGTACCCCGGGTCTGACGCAGTGGTCGTCACCGCCGCCGAGCATACGGAGGCCGCACGACGCACTGCCGCGCGGGCCCGCCACGCCGCCACAACCCGCACAGCGGTTCCGTGA
- a CDS encoding ABC transporter substrate-binding protein has product MRVAARAVLVTPLSGPLARFGIAGASAVALWADSSGVSLEVIDAYPSAASAIRAAEASRPNVVFGPYGSGPALAAAAASTGVVWNHGGATARLARPAYPRVVNVESPAYRYLAAVLETLVADGLGEGSEVVIVHVDTGFGREVAEEAAVVARRLGLLRRSVTFRPGRARDMLAQVPAGDVLLSAGSFDDDVSIAQWASEHRWRAVGLVAAGVDELRHAIGDRVEGLYGPCQWFDDGTDDPADGPNSEWFSHCYRDANGIEPPYPAAAAFAAGVIWQRCVKEADTIESLPVMAASQQLDTTTLFGRFRVDPVTGVQTGHRIRVVQWRDGQRVLVDRPPHRQ; this is encoded by the coding sequence GTGCGCGTGGCAGCGCGCGCCGTCCTGGTTACCCCACTGTCGGGCCCGCTGGCCAGATTCGGGATAGCAGGGGCGAGCGCTGTTGCTCTCTGGGCTGACAGTTCCGGAGTAAGTCTGGAGGTCATCGACGCTTACCCCTCCGCGGCGTCCGCAATACGGGCCGCCGAGGCTAGCCGGCCCAACGTGGTGTTCGGGCCGTACGGTTCGGGGCCCGCGCTGGCGGCCGCGGCCGCCAGCACAGGGGTCGTCTGGAACCACGGTGGCGCGACCGCCCGGCTCGCGCGGCCGGCGTATCCGCGTGTCGTCAACGTGGAGTCTCCCGCTTACCGCTATCTCGCCGCAGTGCTCGAAACCCTAGTCGCCGACGGTCTTGGGGAGGGGTCAGAGGTGGTAATAGTGCACGTCGACACGGGGTTTGGTCGCGAGGTGGCGGAAGAGGCGGCTGTGGTGGCCCGGAGACTCGGTCTCCTGCGGCGGTCGGTCACTTTTCGGCCAGGCCGGGCCAGAGACATGCTGGCGCAGGTCCCGGCGGGCGATGTGCTGTTATCGGCCGGTTCCTTCGACGACGACGTCTCGATCGCACAGTGGGCCAGCGAACACCGTTGGCGCGCAGTTGGATTGGTTGCCGCGGGGGTTGATGAGCTCCGGCATGCTATCGGTGATCGCGTGGAGGGGCTGTACGGACCGTGCCAGTGGTTCGACGACGGGACAGATGATCCCGCGGACGGACCCAACAGCGAGTGGTTCAGCCACTGTTACCGGGACGCGAACGGTATTGAGCCGCCCTATCCGGCAGCTGCGGCCTTCGCCGCAGGTGTCATCTGGCAGCGCTGCGTGAAGGAAGCCGACACTATTGAATCCTTGCCGGTGATGGCCGCGTCACAACAACTCGACACCACCACCTTGTTCGGTCGATTTCGTGTCGACCCGGTCACCGGCGTGCAAACCGGCCATCGGATTCGCGTCGTTCAGTGGCGAGACGGACAGCGGGTGCTGGTCGATCGGCCACCTCATCGGCAGTGA
- a CDS encoding AAA family ATPase: MITTQTQPDQRELDSVRGIVDAISGAFTAKIVGQRDLRESLLIGLLAGGHILLESVPGLAKTTAAKVLAESIHGRFQRIQCTPDLLPSDIIGTQIYDSATNSFVTQLGPVHANIVLLDEINRSSAKTQSAMLEAMEERQTTIAGQVHPLEDPFMVVATQNPVDQEGTYPLSEAQTDRFLLKEIVRYPSPQEEVEVMSRIDAGIYDPRRPTAPVVSLDDVLRVQQVVRHVHMDRALMLYASQLVDVTRHPERALPKQIARLVEYGASPRATIAFCKAARAQAVLSGRAHVLPEDIAKLAHRVLRHRLILGFEAASADITAEVVVDAALRAVRVP, encoded by the coding sequence ATGATTACAACACAAACACAACCGGATCAGCGCGAACTCGACAGTGTCCGGGGGATCGTCGACGCGATCTCCGGGGCGTTCACAGCCAAGATCGTCGGCCAGCGCGACCTACGCGAGTCACTGCTGATCGGTCTGCTTGCGGGCGGTCACATCCTGCTCGAAAGCGTGCCGGGGTTGGCCAAGACCACCGCCGCCAAGGTGCTCGCCGAGTCGATTCACGGCCGCTTCCAACGCATCCAGTGCACGCCCGACCTGCTGCCCAGCGACATCATCGGCACACAGATCTATGACTCGGCGACCAACTCGTTCGTCACCCAACTAGGTCCGGTGCACGCCAACATCGTGCTGCTCGACGAGATCAACCGCTCTAGTGCGAAGACCCAGAGCGCGATGCTCGAGGCGATGGAAGAGCGGCAGACCACGATCGCCGGGCAGGTGCACCCCCTCGAGGATCCGTTTATGGTCGTCGCTACTCAAAATCCCGTCGACCAGGAAGGCACCTATCCGCTCTCCGAGGCGCAGACCGACCGCTTCCTGCTCAAGGAGATCGTGCGCTACCCCTCCCCCCAGGAGGAGGTGGAAGTGATGTCGCGGATTGACGCCGGCATCTACGACCCGAGGCGGCCCACTGCGCCGGTTGTCAGCCTCGATGACGTCCTGCGGGTGCAGCAGGTGGTGCGCCATGTCCACATGGATCGCGCGCTGATGCTCTACGCCAGCCAGTTGGTCGACGTGACTCGCCATCCCGAGCGGGCCCTGCCCAAGCAGATCGCGCGCCTAGTCGAGTACGGTGCCAGCCCGCGCGCCACGATCGCATTCTGCAAGGCGGCTCGGGCACAGGCGGTGCTGTCCGGGCGTGCGCACGTGCTGCCCGAGGACATCGCAAAGCTCGCGCACCGGGTGTTGCGGCACCGGCTCATCCTCGGATTCGAAGCGGCCAGCGCCGATATCACCGCCGAGGTCGTGGTCGACGCCGCGTTGCGAGCCGTCAGGGTCCCCTGA
- a CDS encoding ATP-grasp domain-containing protein, whose amino-acid sequence MSGFGRKTVLITFGRSYLSLHLARLMGAAGHDVLITDSVRFPVSRFSSAVRGTFRAPRPRYEPVEWTQALAHIVREEGVDMVVTVHEGTEILANTIKRYPDLFPDRHKLFLSSFDLEARLENKYEFQAALKTLGMPTLDFALVRSQEELEALDFDRPFALKRVYSRGSQDVHKVRPGELPRGLSFEEGNPWIAQEWADGTNYCSYSVCHDGQVKAHGLYPVRYAIDGTSCLFFESVQHEGIAEWTRECVKAFNFTGQMGLDFIEVPGRGLFTVECNPRATSGILLFDPETRVDRAFFGVNDEVITPRPGVSKMLGPGMLMYGWRKSSLEGNTFRGFLRDYRRTDDAVFTRSDLGPTLALPLVAATIFTEAARYQVNIPDAFMHDHDWDGGDLPL is encoded by the coding sequence ATGTCCGGATTTGGTCGAAAGACCGTGCTGATCACCTTCGGTCGGTCATATCTGTCACTCCACCTGGCCCGCCTGATGGGCGCCGCGGGACACGACGTGCTGATCACGGACTCGGTGCGGTTTCCCGTATCCAGGTTCTCATCGGCGGTCCGGGGGACGTTCCGTGCACCGCGGCCGAGGTATGAACCGGTCGAGTGGACACAGGCGCTCGCGCACATCGTCCGCGAGGAGGGCGTCGACATGGTCGTGACGGTCCACGAGGGGACCGAGATCCTGGCGAACACGATCAAGCGATACCCCGACCTGTTCCCGGACCGCCACAAGTTGTTCTTATCCAGTTTCGATCTCGAGGCCCGGCTGGAAAACAAGTACGAGTTCCAGGCCGCGCTCAAGACGCTGGGCATGCCCACGCTCGACTTCGCGCTCGTCCGCAGCCAGGAGGAGCTCGAAGCGTTGGACTTCGACCGGCCCTTCGCCCTCAAGCGCGTCTACTCGCGCGGTTCGCAGGACGTCCACAAGGTGCGTCCGGGTGAACTGCCGCGCGGCCTGAGTTTCGAAGAGGGGAATCCGTGGATTGCCCAGGAGTGGGCCGACGGCACGAACTATTGCTCGTATTCCGTCTGCCACGACGGTCAGGTGAAAGCACACGGGCTTTACCCGGTGCGTTACGCGATCGACGGCACGTCGTGCCTGTTCTTCGAGTCCGTCCAGCACGAGGGCATCGCCGAATGGACGCGCGAATGCGTCAAGGCGTTCAATTTCACCGGGCAGATGGGGCTGGACTTCATCGAAGTGCCCGGCCGAGGGCTGTTCACAGTCGAATGCAATCCGCGGGCAACCAGCGGAATCCTGTTGTTCGACCCGGAAACGCGGGTCGACAGGGCATTTTTCGGCGTGAACGACGAGGTCATCACACCCCGGCCCGGTGTAAGCAAGATGCTGGGCCCGGGGATGCTGATGTATGGGTGGCGCAAATCGTCGTTGGAGGGCAACACCTTTCGCGGATTCCTGCGAGATTACCGCCGTACCGACGACGCCGTCTTCACCCGCAGCGATCTCGGGCCGACCCTGGCGCTGCCGCTCGTCGCGGCAACCATTTTCACCGAGGCGGCTCGTTATCAAGTGAATATCCCGGACGCGTTCATGCACGATCACGACTGGGACGGCGGCGACCTACCGCTGTGA
- a CDS encoding alpha/beta fold hydrolase, whose amino-acid sequence MTETSPSRIRLSHHVVVLDDGRRIGLSVGGRGVPLLFMHGLLLSRRAYLRMLSRIAGMGFLVVAVDAAGHGDTGRLPSDAYGFTDRADSVLRTLDALGIGQALFVGHSMGGRMTIQLAARAPERVLAAVLFDPAAGARFDTTIPELVKSPTKALGAAYTAVRDTLGDPTQLTPGEQLGYFRVLAAVAVPNLRYPLGAVRTIKAIIESGDYTPMLHTMRDEGMPTMVVHAEKDMIVPFPHARDIANESDATLYKVPDAYHSWMIANPRQGADAFRQLLDGELGEVLRNAADTMGIADVDDHEAWERELLDPDALVLEFIHGRDRVEIGAEELDHVDLERVRRTERSQERMSWARRTYRRWAAKHLHQARSVIRQNTRIEPEHRK is encoded by the coding sequence ATGACGGAGACATCACCAAGCCGCATCCGCTTGAGCCATCATGTCGTGGTACTCGACGACGGGCGACGGATTGGACTTTCGGTCGGCGGCCGCGGGGTGCCGCTGTTATTCATGCACGGGCTCCTACTGAGCCGTCGGGCATATCTACGGATGCTCAGCCGGATCGCCGGAATGGGATTTCTGGTCGTCGCCGTCGATGCCGCCGGTCACGGCGACACCGGGCGACTGCCCAGCGACGCGTACGGCTTCACCGATCGCGCCGATTCGGTGTTGCGCACGCTGGACGCCCTCGGCATCGGACAAGCGTTGTTCGTCGGCCATTCGATGGGCGGGCGAATGACAATCCAGCTGGCCGCACGCGCGCCCGAGCGGGTCCTCGCCGCCGTGCTGTTCGACCCGGCGGCCGGAGCGCGGTTCGACACGACCATCCCAGAACTGGTGAAGTCCCCGACGAAGGCGCTGGGCGCCGCCTATACCGCGGTCCGCGACACACTGGGCGACCCGACGCAGCTCACACCCGGGGAGCAACTCGGATACTTCCGCGTGCTCGCGGCCGTGGCGGTGCCGAACCTGCGCTATCCCCTTGGGGCCGTCCGGACGATCAAGGCCATCATCGAATCCGGTGACTACACGCCGATGCTGCACACCATGCGCGACGAGGGGATGCCCACGATGGTGGTGCACGCCGAAAAAGACATGATCGTGCCGTTCCCACACGCGCGCGACATCGCCAACGAGTCCGATGCCACGCTTTACAAAGTGCCGGACGCGTACCACTCGTGGATGATCGCCAATCCGCGGCAGGGCGCCGACGCGTTTCGTCAGTTGCTCGACGGCGAACTGGGCGAGGTGCTTCGCAACGCCGCCGACACGATGGGCATCGCGGACGTCGATGACCACGAGGCGTGGGAACGCGAATTGCTGGACCCCGATGCGCTGGTCCTGGAGTTCATCCACGGTCGCGACCGAGTGGAGATCGGGGCCGAGGAGCTCGACCATGTCGACCTCGAACGGGTGCGCCGTACGGAGCGTTCACAGGAGCGGATGTCCTGGGCCCGACGAACGTATCGCCGGTGGGCGGCCAAGCACCTGCATCAGGCGCGATCGGTGATCCGGCAGAACACCCGGATCGAGCCGGAGCATCGCAAATAG